The DNA region TGTGGTAGCTGCGGGGccgctccctgacaccaccagcctttcagtcACTCAAGCTCCCTCCTCTGGGCTGTGCCAGTCGTAGCTTTGCCTTGCGGGCGGTTAACAGTACGTGAACCCCAGTCCCTGAGACTCATTCCCCTGGGATATCCGGTCCCTTCCGCTGGCTACTCAGAAATCCCAGCTCCTCTGCAGTGTACCTCAGTTTACCAGTTTACTTTAAACCACCACTCCTGTAAACCACATAGCCCTGGTGagcacttagaatggaagaagGTTTGTTTGAGAAAGAAGAAGTATTTAACTAGAATGGAGAGAAAGTGATAGACGCAAATGGCTAGAACATAAAAGCATAAAACACAAAGCTGGGTGTCCCCGTCTCAATAGTTACCTTTCCAATATACTCAAGTCGGCTTCCCCTGCCGAGCTCAGGCTGTTGCAAAGTTGGCTGGATTCACCAGAGCCAGCATCAAAATGTTCATGAAAGGCCCCTGCTCCTtaagacagtggtccccaaacttttgatgTCATGCTCCCCCTTACCCATAATGTTATctgtctgcacacacacacacacaccccgggagccagggccgggagcggggccaggggctgAGAACTGGGGATCAGGGTGAGAGCTGtgactggggccagggccaggagcggagccacCGCCAGAGCTGGGACCATGGTTGGGAGCTGAGCTgcagccgggagccgggctgcggTCAGTGGCTGAGGCCAGGGTCGGGCCATGGTTGGGGGCCGGAAGCCAAAGCCAGGGCCTCAGCTGGGGTTGgcgctgggctggagcagagatggggcagAGTGGGCCTGGGTGGTgctccttctctgcccccaatGGGGGCTGGGCCCCATCAAgccccctgaatgttcctccatgccctgcTAGGGAGGgcctgccccacagtttggggactactGCCTTACGGGGTTTTCTCGGCGAATGAATCCAGAATGCCTTCCCTGACACTCTATTTATACCGAAACAGGCTTTTGCCTTGATTCATAGCCAGGGCGATCTCCTGCCTGTTATAATGGTCTTTTTTGCTAATTTGTTCTGGGATGTGGCCAGGGTAGGGAAAAGAACCTTGCATTATGTCCTGGccgactgggggaggggaacagtctGGTTTGAATGAGTTGTCACCTAGACACAGTACCCCGCTGAATAATTTTTACCCCAAGTCCACCAACCATACGTTCAGTATAAACACTttactccttaaatattacccatacataCATCTCGCCAcgattatgaatcttgacaagttgTGAGCTGTCTGCAGATACCTCACATGTTACTCTTCATAGACAAATAGCTTGTAAGCTGTGTTCGGTGTAGtcagtttgtcaggtctgagctgagagatgtttgcaaagaacaggggactgTTTGCCAAGGGGTCTCTGTGTCTCTATGGGTGTGACCTTTGGCTAACCCTTACGGGTACCGAATAATTCCTACGTTCATCTCTCCAGCTGTCATGTTTCAATGTGGATGTGATATGCACTTTCTGCCCTTCCTGTCTTCCCCAACCAGGAATATTTGATTAAAGAAGGAAAATTAAGTAGAGGAGCCATTGACATGATTGGTGACCTGCTGAATATGGATGGTAGTTTCCATCTGTCTTTTCTGTACTCTCTCATGGCTGATATTGCATTCAAAGAAGGGTAAGAAGAAGAGTATCTTTAATTACTTGCTTTATATGGAGAAGAACATGTATCTATGGTAGGATCTGTCTATCTATCCAATGAGGTTGATAAGCAGATAGACGGATCTTGTCCATCTATCAGTGTGACCAGTTGCCTTCTTTCAAGTAGGCACCGATGGTCTGAAGTGTCACAGAGGGCAGGTGTTCATTACTATATTTCTCTAGCCATACAAGGCAGGGGGCACCTCCACAAGGGATGAGATGAACATTACGGAAAGTGTCTATCTCTGGCTTCTAATGGGGAGCGTTCCTGTGGAATTCAGTAATTAAGTTCTGACAGAGTTgagcgggagggatagctcagtggttttagcattgacctgctaaacccaggattgtgagttcaatccttgaggggaacaTTTAGGAActgaggtaaaaatctgtctggggattagtcctgctcagagcaggacattggactagatgatttcttgaggtcccttccaaccctgatattctaaaaGTACCTGGAATAGTGATATTAGAGCATCACTCGGTTATACCAAGGGAACCCTTTGGTCAAATGACCCCCAATGAGGATTACTAATCCTACCCTGTCCCCATGAGACACACCTAATTCTAAGGCAATCTTAGTAATTGTGCAGAATTCAGATCACGTAGAAGAGTGAAACTTTAACCAGAAAGCTGGTCTTAACTTTAACTACTGCAGACCTGGCACTTGCCTGTAATAAAAGGAGCCGGAATTGAAGTAgtcactgggggaggagggattatATCTTCAGCTAAGCAGCGCCTTACAGAGCCGCTTATTATTTTTGTGATATTCACTCAGAACTATCGACAGAAGCTGTCATTCTTCTAccgtcatctcctccccaccccctgcctttcTTTCAGATTTGATGAGATCACGGGGGGATTCGATCAGCTCCCAGAGGCCTTCTACAAGTCTATGCATAGGGATATTCGATTTCAGTCCACAGTGGTGAAGATACTACACGACAATGAAAAAGTGACAGTGTTTTATCGCAGGCCACTCACATGGCTCCCCTCCTCAGAGACGGCCGACTACGTCCTTGTCACAACCACAGCAAAAGCCGTACGGCTCATTAAATTTTCTCCACCTCTTTCCTCCAAGAAGACCCATGCTCTGCGCTCCCTCCACTACTCACAGGCTGTGAAGATTTTTTTGGCCTGCAGGGAAAAGTTTTGGGAGAAGGATGGAATCTATAATGGGAGGTCAATCACTGATCGCCCATCCAGATTCATCTACTACCCCGGCCACAATTTCTCCAGTGGAGTGGGGGTGATCCTGGCTTCCTACACTTGGGATAATGATGCTGAATTCTTCATTCCCCTTAGTGATAAAAAGTGCGTCGATCTGGTACAGGAGGACCTGGCAGAAATCCACCAACTGCCCAAGACTTATATCCAGAACGTCTGTGATAAACATGTAATCAAGAAATGGGGCCTGGACAAATATGCGATGGGAGCCTATGTTTCATTAACCCCGTATCAGTTAGTTGACTACTCCAAAGCTTTGTTTCAGAACGAAGGGAGGGTCTATTTCGCAGGAGAATACACCGCTCACCCTCACGCTTGGATCGAGACGGCTATGAAAGCTGCTGTGAGAGCAGCCAGGAGCATCCATGGCGCTGTCAGTGCATCACCCAGTGGCAACAGGAAGAGCTGAAGGAAAATGAACTGTAATGGATTTATGAGTGTTTGGTGGAGATACAACCCAGGGGGATTCTGATTGGAGAATTAAAAATTGCGCCACTGATCATTGAGAGTCCTTATTGTTGTGGTTGTGCTGGTGGTAGCGCCtcacataggcgctgactccgtgggtgcttcggggctggagcacccacggggaaaaattggtgggtgctcggcagctccctgtggccctgCTCCGCaccgccctgccctcccccagctcacctccacctccacctcctcccctgagtgtgcagccacatcctgcttctttcccctgcctcccagagcttgtgccgccaaacagctgattggtgcaatcctgggagggaggggggaggaggaggaacgcacgtgctcggggaagaggtggggccagggcggggatttggggagggatccaagggggcagggaaggggcagagtcagggtggggctggggggcggggccagggcagggcagggatttggaggGATCCagtgggacagggagggggtggagtcggagcagggctggggcagagttgcggtgggggggggagttgttagggggcttattccttcaccctctcacttccctggtccttctcgcatgaacagagaacaacaatacccgaagtccaaagccGCAAACAATTTGATATTTTtgggggtgaacttccagcaagcatgattccagtttccttccttagtgtcccccttcccaactctgacaccacagagccttgcctgtgtccctgttcccattcccccccttaacaaaacataatcccaattccccccgtccctgttcccattctcccactccacttcctgattgactgcagactatatagtaaaacttgagttctgcttagctataccttaaccaatcattttcctgaaatttaactaaccaatcctaacacattgtaacatggttatttaaggtttcagggtagcagccgtgttagtctgtatccgcaaaaagaagaacaggagtacttgtggcaccttagagactaacaaatttattagagcataaggtttcgtggactacagcccacttcttcggatgcatatagaatggaacaaagttttttttttctcttaattaattggcctctcagagttggtaagacaactcccacctgtttatgctctctgtatgtgtgtatatatatctcctcaatatatgttccattctatatgcatccgaagaagtgggctgtagtccatgaaagcttatgctctaataaatttgttagtctctaaggtgccacaagtactcctgttcttctttttatggttatttaaccaattatatcccaccaccttaattggtttacccccaacaaaattaattatacagcagacagaaacaatcacagaaccagacagagattatacaaacaatagggaagtggagactacagtgatagaacaatacagaaatgggGATTttacatcccagctattgataagtgagttcttgccagacaggatgctatcaaactaagtttccttttacatcttctagactcttccctttctctggaggtgacaggaatatcaggacaggattgtattcctaacagcccaatagcaccttatttccatgtgactagtttgggatgggaggatgtgaccatacatttcccagtttatggctgcctctgctgcttagccgaaggccttacttggcctaagaaccaggcctcagactgtcacggTGAGAGACGGCCCTTtcacagacagtgattttgattctttcttttatacctctataactagctaagtgataagaatacacctaaattcttaaagtataggcctttacagacaggcctgaatatctatatcctaacaggggtgcgagcacccaccggcgccaacaaaagttggcgcctgtggcgCCTCGGTGTCCCACTGTGTGAGTCCCTTCAAAAAACGCAGAACAAAAAAGAGGCGTGCCTGCCTATGAGGGGGTGTTCAAACGCCACACTGGGCATCAAGGAGCTCagggattattttgggctcagccagccccgccccgccacaCCTGCAATATCCTGTTTTAAATATGAGCTGCAACATTTACGGAGTTAACAGAAGCAAAAGGGACCCACCCGTTGTTGAATTCGGTGCCATTGGTCCACATCCAGGGTTGGTCCGGTTCCCTCCAGAGGCCAATCCCATGGTCAAGGCGTCCTTTATAGCGCAGCAGTGGGCAGAaaacccaaagccccttccctgaggccctgcccatgccctgccccttccccaaggccgcaccccgctcactccatccccttccccatttGGCCGCCATACCATTTCACAActctgatgtggccctcgggccaaaaagtttgcccacccctgcactagagactaagagatttccccccctgctttgccaatgatgagtgtAGCTAAAATAGACTGAGGCTTGCCCCAGAAGTAAAGgggttagaccaggggtgggcaaactttttggcccgagggccacatcagggatgTGAAACGGTATGGAGGGTCGGGTGGggaaggctgtgcttccccaaacagcctggccccgccccctatctgcccctcccagttcctgcccccgactacccccctcagaacccccgacccatccaacccccccgttccttgtcccctgaccatcccctcctgggaccggaccccagaccccacccccatccaacccttcttccccatcccctgactgccctgacctctAACCACACCCtcgcctcctgacagccccctggGATCacacccctatccaacccccccactccatgTCCCCTGACCAGCCTCCAccccgaacctccaccccatccaaccactccctgtcccctgactgccccccgggaccccaccccctatccaacccccccgctccctgcccccttatcaTGCCTCTCAAAGCGGCAGGACTGAGttattggaaagcctgggaggtgggcgggcGCAAGCCGCACAGCCCAACAGAAGCAGCGGTTCAGAGCACTCCCCGCGTGGCTGTGGGGTAGGGGGAACAGCatgggaggggccaggagctcgcctccctggccgggagctcaagggccaggcaggacagggaccattcttatgttccaggTTGGCTACGAAATCCCCACATgaatcaaaacttttttcagatggaaaaaacTGAAAAGAGTTGAGAGAAAAAAAAGTGCTCCTTTCTAccacattttaaactttttattttattttttaaaaaaaatcatacattgCCGGTTGGCATGAAACCAGACGTTTTGCTCCTGGGGGAAATCTTTCCAAATGCAGCTCTGTGCACAACACACATTCTCAcaaagctgccggggagaggactCAAACTGGCAGTGTTTGGCTGCCATGTGATAGACATGACATGTCAGTCACACACTTACTCTGGTGGCAAGTGGCCTGcaagccctattgtgctaggtgctgcacaaattcagaacaaaaagacagtccctgcccccaaatatctacccttctatctctaacaatgccggctgcatttcaaagctctaatcatttacagatcttcctaaccagtctctaaagttcgaCCATGGGTCAGGTcggtctgtgagttaattaactctttctggccctgtcaccgaGATATTATATTAAACTCATAACGTCACACTGGGACAGGCACCGGGTGTCGGCCGCCTTCCTGGCACTTTGGCACCGGAGGGTGTCGTGCCAAGTCTCATTCAGTTGCTAGGGCTGTAACCATCCACTAGCTGGCACTGCTGGTGCATAAActaacccagccccgcccccggggcAGTCCTGGGAGGAGCATTTTGGGAGCCTTTTCCCACTGCAGCAACCCAGAGATCAGAAGCTGAGACAGTCCTCACCAGCAGGCAGTTCTCTGCGGAGTAGATTCACCCCCATGTCTCCGGAGCACAGAGATGGGCAGGGGACAATCTCCCACTGCTGGGGGCTCTGTGGATTTCCTTAGCTCTGTGGATTTTGCTGTGTGGATTCCCCCGACCTGAGGGCTGGCTCTGACCACACCGGGAAATGATGCTGAAGAGGGAaagggagctggggctgcagctggagcccctgCCCCGCACATGGGGCGTGAGTGGACTGGACAGGAGGGAGTGCAGGTAAGGGGCAGTGCGGAACCATTGCGATAGACCAGGCGCGGCATGAGAAACAGGGATGGGACGGTGCGGGGCTAAGCCCCAGGGTGTCCCTGGAAACACCACATTGCTGCTGGAGAGAGTTAAATATTGTGGTGTTTAGAGCagaggagactgggagccaggcctcctggattccatcc from Malaclemys terrapin pileata isolate rMalTer1 chromosome 13, rMalTer1.hap1, whole genome shotgun sequence includes:
- the LOC128847190 gene encoding L-amino-acid oxidase-like, whose protein sequence is MDRFLFLQLFLLVAVLSSEGLLRKQKEWEKCFIDLDYEELVDIAKNGLGKACRSKKVVIVGAGISGLTAAKLLKEAGCQVEILEASNRVGGRILTYRKEDWYAELGAMRLPKNHRIVREFITKFRLKLNPFYNTNDNAWYLTNNVRARSGAVDRNPDILQYPLLPAERGKSASELYDQTLDEVTTDCRALKEKYDSFSIKEYLIKEGKLSRGAIDMIGDLLNMDGSFHLSFLYSLMADIAFKEGFDEITGGFDQLPEAFYKSMHRDIRFQSTVVKILHDNEKVTVFYRRPLTWLPSSETADYVLVTTTAKAVRLIKFSPPLSSKKTHALRSLHYSQAVKIFLACREKFWEKDGIYNGRSITDRPSRFIYYPGHNFSSGVGVILASYTWDNDAEFFIPLSDKKCVDLVQEDLAEIHQLPKTYIQNVCDKHVIKKWGLDKYAMGAYVSLTPYQLVDYSKALFQNEGRVYFAGEYTAHPHAWIETAMKAAVRAARSIHGAVSASPSGNRKS